One genomic window of Meles meles chromosome 3, mMelMel3.1 paternal haplotype, whole genome shotgun sequence includes the following:
- the F12 gene encoding coagulation factor XII has protein sequence MRALLFLGSLLGSLESALLSPSWKAPKEHKHRKDEHTVVLTVTGEPCYFPFQYNRQLYHKCIHRGRPGPRPWCATTPNFEQDQQWGYCLEPKKVQDHCSKHSPCQKGGTCVNMPHGPHCICPEHFTGKHCQREKCFEPQLLQFFHEKEIWHRLEPAGVAKCQCKGPEAHCKLLASQVCRTNPCLNGGSCLEAEGHLLCRCPAGYAGRMCDVDTEAHCYDGHGQDYRGRAATALSGARCRPWASEATYQKVTAEQALNWGLGNHAFCRNPDNDTRPWCFVWSGDRLSWEYCRLARCQAPSLAGPQNLSPTRVPSGHPDLPLPSLSALQKPQPPTPASGATPEQPTPVPSLGCGQRLRKRLSSLSRVVGGLVALPGAHPYIAALYWRHNFCAGSLIASCWVLTAAHCLQNRPAPEELTVVLGQDRHNQSCEQCQTLAVRAYSLHEGFSPITYQHDLALLRLQETADGHCALPSPFVQPVCLPSGAASPAESEAALCEVAGWGHQFEGAGEYSSFLQEAQVPLIPSELCSAPEVHGSSFTPGMLCAGFLEGGTDACQGDSGGPLVCEDDATESQLILRGIISWGSGCGDRYKPGVYTDVASYLTWIQEHTNS, from the exons ATGAGGGCTCTGCTGTTCCTGGGGTCCCTGCTGGGAAGCCTGGAGTCAGCACTTTTG AGTCCATCTTGGAAAGCCCCCAAGGAGCATAAGCACAGAAAGGATGAGCACACAGTGG TTCTCACGGTCACTGGGGAGCCCTGCTACTTCCCCTTCCAGTACAACCGGCAGCTGTACCATAAATGCATCCAcaggggccggcccggcccccggCCCTG GTGTGCTACCACCCCCAACTTCGAGCAGGACCAGCAATGGGGATACTGCCTGGAGCCCAAGAAAGTGCAAG ACCACTGCAGCAAACACAGCCCCTGCCAGAAGGGAGGGACCTGTGTGAACATGCCACATGGCCCACACTGCATCTGTCCAGAACACTTCACTGGGAAGCACTGCCAGAGAG AAAAGTGTTTTGAGCCTCAGCTTCTCCAGTTCTTCCACGAGAAAGAAATATGGCATAGGCTCGAGCCGGCAGGTGTGGCCAAGTGCCAGTGCAAGGGTCCTGAGGCCCACTGCAAGCTGCTGGCCTCCCAGG TCTGCCGCACCAACCCGTGCCTCAACGGCGGCAGCTGCTTAGAGGCGGAGGGCCACCTCCTGTGCCGTTGCCCCGCTGGCTACGCTGGACGCATGTGCGACGTGG acACTGAGGCGCACTGCTACGACGGCCACGGGCAGGACTACCGCGGTAGAGCCGCGACTGCGCTCTCGGGTGCCCGGTGTCGACCGTGGGCCTCCGAGGCCACCTATCAGAAAGTGACTGCAGAGCAAGCGCTTAACTGGGGACTGGGCAACCATGCCTTCTGCCG GAACCCGGATAATGACACCCGCCCGTGGTGCTTCGTGTGGAGTGGCGACCggctgagctgggaatattgcCGCCTGGCACGGTGCCAGGCCCCAAGCCTGGCGGGTCCTCAGAACCTGTCTCCAACCCGGGTTCCCTCTGGGCACCCGGACCTTCCCTTGCCCTCGCTTTCGGCACTGCAGAAGCCTCAGCCCCCGACCCCAg CCTCGGGCGCCACACCGGAGCAGCCCACTCCTGTGCCCAGTTTGGGCTGCGGACAACGGCTTCGGAAACGGCTGTCCTCCCTGAGCCGCGTCGTCGGGGGCCTAGTGGCCCTGCCCGGGGCGCACCCCTACATCGCCGCGCTGTACTGGCGCCACAATTTCTGCGCGGGCAGCCTCATCGCCTCCTGCTGGGTGCTGACGGCCGCTCACTGCCTGCAGAACCG GCCGGCGCCGGAGGAGCTGACGGTGGTGCTAGGCCAGGACCGCCATAACCAGAGCTGTGAGCAGTGCCAGACGCTGGCCGTGCGCGCGTACAGCCTGCACGAGGGCTTTTCTCCCATCACCTACCAGCACGACCTGG CGCTGCTGCGCCTGCAGGAGACTGCGGACGGCCACTGCGCGCTCCCGTCGCCTTTCGTTCAGCCCGTGTGCCTGCCCAGCGGCGCTGCCAGCCCAGCCGAGTCCGAGGCCGCGCTCTGCGAGGTGGCCGGCTGGGGCCACCAGTTTGAGG GGGCGGGGGAATATTCCAGCTTCCTGCAGGAAGCGCAGGTGCCGCTCATCCCTTCGGAGCTCTGCTCCGCCCCTGAAGTGCACGGATCCTCTTTTACCCCCGGCATGCTCTGCGCTGGCTTCCTCGAGGGCGGCACCGACGCCTGCCAG GGTGATTCCGGGGGCCCGCTAGTGTGTGAGGACGATGCCACAGAGAGCCAGCTCATCCTGCGAGGTATCATCAGCTGGGGTTCAGGTTGTGGCGACCGCTACAAGCCAGGTGTATACACCGACGTGGCCAGCTACCTGACCTGGATCCAGGAGCACACCAACTCCTGA
- the PFN3 gene encoding profilin-3, with protein MGDWKGFISAVLRDQRIDDVAIVGHSDNRCVWASRPGGLLAAISPQEVGVLTGHDRRTFLQLGLSVAGRRCCVIRDHLLSEGDGVLDARTKGLDGRAVCVGHTPRVLLVLMGRRGVHGGILNKTVHELIKGLRKQGT; from the coding sequence ATGGGAGACTGGAAGGGCTTTATCAGTGCGGTGCTGCGTGACCAGCGCATTGACGACGTGGCCATCGTGGGTCACTCAGACAATCGCTGCGTGTGGGCATCGCGCCCCGGAGGCCTTCTGGCTGCCATATCGCCGCAGGAGGTGGGTGTGCTCACAGGGCATGACCGGCGCACCTTCCTGCAGTTGGGCCTCAGCGTGGCGGGCCGCCGCTGCTGCGTCATTCGCGACCACTTGCTGTCTGAGGGCGATGGAGTTCTGGACGCGCGCACCAAGGGGCTGGATGGGCGCGCGGTCTGCGTCGGCCACACCCCGCGCGTGCTCCTCGTGCTCATGGGCCGGCGCGGCGTGCACGGGGGCATCCTCAATAAGACAGTGCATGAACTGATCAAGGGGCTGCGCAAGCAGGGCACCTAG